Within the Arachis duranensis cultivar V14167 chromosome 10, aradu.V14167.gnm2.J7QH, whole genome shotgun sequence genome, the region NNNNNNNNNNNNNNNNNNNNNNNNNNNNNNNNNNNNNNNNNNNNNNNNNNNNNNNNNNNNNNNNNNNNNNNNNNNNNNNNNNNNNNNNNNNNNNNNNNNNNNNNNNNNNNNNNNNNNNNNNNNNNNNNNNNNNNNNNNNNNNNNNNNNNNNNNNNNNNNNNNNNNNNNNNNNNNNNNNNNNNNNNNNNNNNNNNNNNNNNNNNNNNNNNNNNNNNNNNNNNNNNNNNNNNNNNNNNNNNNNNNNNNNNNNNNNNNNNNNNNNNNNNNNNNNNNNNNNNNNNNNNNNNNNNNNNNNNNNNNNNNNNNNNNNNNNNNNNNNNNNNNNNNNNNNNNNNNNNNNNNNNNNNNNNNNNNNNNNNNNNNNNNNNNNNNNNNNNNNNNNNNNNNNNNNNNNNNNNNNNNNNNNNNNNNNNNNNNNNNNNNNNNNNNNNNNNNNNNNNNNNNNNNNNNNNNNNNNNNNNNNNNNNNNNNNNNNNNNNNNNNNNNNNNNNNNNNNNNNNNNNNNNNNNNNNNNNNNNNNNNNNNNNNNNNNNNNNNNNNNNNNNNNNNNNNNNNNNNNNNNNNNNNNNNNNNNNNNNNNNNNNNNNNNNNNNNNNNNNNNNNNNNNNNNNNNNNNNNNNNNNNNNNNNNNNNNNNNNNNNNNNNNNNNNNNNNNNNNNNNNNNNNNNNNNNNNNNNNNNNNNNNNNNNNNNNNNNNNNNNNNNNNNNNNNNNNNNNNNNNNNNNNNNNNNNNNNNNNNNNNNNNNNNNNNNNNNNNNNNNNNNNNNNNNNNNNNNNNNNNNNNNNNNNNNNNNNNNNNNNNNNNNNNNNNNNNNNNNNNNNNNNNNNNNNNNNNNNNNNNNNNNNNNNNNNNNNNNNNNNNNNNNNNNNNNNNNNNNNNNNNNNNNNNNNNNNNNNNNNNNNNNNNNNNNNNNNNNNNNNNNNNNNNNNNNNNNNNNNNNNNNNNNNNNNNNNNNNNNNNNNNNNNNNNNNNNNNNNNNNNNNNNNNNNNNNNNNNNNNNNNNNNNNNNNNNNNNNNNNNNNNNNNNNNNNNNNNNNNNNNNNNNNNNNNNNNNNNNNNNNNNNNNNNNNNNNNNNNNNNNNNNNNNNNNNNNNNNNNNNNNNNNNNNNNNNNNNNNNNNNNNNNNNNNNNNNNNNNNNNNNNNNNNNNNNNNNNNNNNNNNNNNNNNNNNNNNNNNNNNNNNNNNNNNNNNNNNNNNNNNNNNNNNNNNNNNNNNNNNNNNNNNNNNNNNNNNNNNNNNNNNNNNNNNNNNNNNNNNNNNNNNNNNNNNNNNNNNNNNNNNNNNNNNNNNNNNNNNNNNNNNNNNNNNNNNNNNNNNNNNNNNNNNNNNNNNNNNNNNNNNNNNNNNNNNNNNNNNNNNNNNNNNNNNNNNNNNNNNNNNNNNNNNNNNNNNNNNNNNNNNNNNNNNNNNNNNNNNNNNNNNNNNNNNNNNNNNNNNNNNNNNNNNNNNNNNNNNNNNNNNNNNNNNNNNNNNNNNNNNNNNNNNNNNNNNNNNNNNNNNNNNNNNNNNNNNNNNNNNNNNNNNNNNNNNNNNNNNNNNNNNNNNNNNNNNNNNNNNNNNNNNNNNNNNNNNNNNNNNNNNNNNNNNNNNNNNNNNNNNNNNNNNNNNNNNNNNNNNNNNNNNNNNNNNNNNNNNNNNNNNNNNNNNNNNNNNNNNNNNNNNNNNNNNNNNNNNNNNNNNNNNNNNNNNNNNNNNNNNNNNNNNNNNNNNNNNNNNNNNNNNNNNNNNNNNNNNNNNNNNNNNNNNNNNNNNNNNNNNNNNNNNNNNNNNNNNNNNNNNNNNNNNNNNNNNNNNNNNNNNNNNNNNNNNNNNNNNNNNNNNNNNNNNNNNNNNNNNNNNNNNNNNNNNNNNNNNNNNNNNNNNNNNNNNNNNNNNNNNNNNNNNNNNNNNNNNNNNNNNNNNNNNNNNNNNNNNNNNNNNNNNNNNNNNNNNNNNNNNNNNNNNNNNNNNNNNNNNNNNNNNNNNNNNNNNNNNNNNNNNNNNNNNNNNNNNNNNNNNNNNNNNNNNNNNNNNNNNNNNNNNNNNNNNNNNNNNNNNNNNNNNNNNNNNNNNNNNNNNNNNNNNNNNNNNNNNNNNNNNNNNNNNNNNNNNNNNNNNNNNNNNNNNNNNNNNNNNNNNNNNNNNNNNNNNNNNNNNNNNNNNNNNNNNNNNNNNNNNNNNNNNNNNNNNNNNNNNNNNNNNNNNNNNNNNNNNNNNNNNNNNNNNNNNNNNNNNNNNNNNNNNNNNNNNNNNNNNNNNNNNNNNNNNNNNNNNNNNNNNNNNNNNNNNNNNNNNNNNNNNNNNNNNNNNNNNNNNNNNNNNNNNNNNNNNNNNNNNNNNNNNNNNNNNNNNNNNNNNNNNNNNNNNNNNNNNNNNNNNNNNNNNNNNNNNNNNNNNNNNNNNNNNNNNNNNNNNNNNNNNNNNNNNNNNNNNNNNNNNNNNNNNNNNNNNNNNNNNNNNNNNNNNNNNNNNNNNNNNNNNNNNNNNNNNNNNNNNNNNNNNNNNNNNNNNNNNNNNNNNNNNNNNNNNNNNNNNNNNNNNNNNNNNNNNNNNNNNNNNNNNNNNNNNNNNNNNNNNNNNNNNNNNNNNNNNNNNNNNNNNNNNNNNNNNNNNNNNNNNNNNNNNNNNNNNNNNNNNNNNNNNNNNNNNNNNNNNNNNNNNNNNNNNNNNNNNNNNNNNNNNNNNNNNNNNNNNNNNNNNNNNNNNNNNNNNNNNNNNNNNNNNNNNNNNNNNNNNNNNNNNNNNNNNNNNNNNNNNNNNNNNNNNNNNNNNNNNNNNNNNNNNNNNNNNNNNNNNNNNNNNNNNNNNNNNNNNNNNNNNNNNNNNNNNNNNNNNNNNNNNNNNNNNNNNNNNNNNNNNNNNNNNNNNNNNNNNNNNNNNNNNNNNNNNNNNNNNNNNNNNNNNNNNNNNNNNNNNNNNNNNNNNNNNNNNNNNNNNNNNNNNNNNNNNNNNNNNNNNNNNNNNNNNNNNNNNNNNNNNNNNNNNNNNNNNNNNNNNNNNNNNNNNNNNNNNNNNNNNNNNNNNNNNNNNNNNNNNNNNNNNNNNNNNNNNNNNNNNNNNNNNNNNNNNNNNNNNNNNNNNNNNNNNNNNNNNNNNNNNNNNNNNNNNNNNNNNNNNNNNNNNNNNNNNNNNNNNNNNNNNNNNNNNNNNNNNNNNNNNNNNNNNNNNNNNNNNNNNNNNNNNNNNNNNNNNNNNNNNNNNNNNNNNNNNNNNNNNNNNNNNNNNNNNNNNNNNNNNNNNNNNNNNNNNNNNNNNNNNNNNNNNTCatcatcaaaatttttattcaattttacatatttaaatatatatactcGTAATTGATTTATTTCAACTATATTTAGAGTATATTCTTTAATTAGTTCATTAGaaataaaatctctaatttATTACATTTCAATTTTCCAATTATATCAGATAAATTAATTACAGTATAATTTTTCAATTGTATattataattgttttttttaaataaatctatAGAGATAACTGATTTAAAGAATAACACCAAAATGTGTCAACgttattaagttttttttttcttaattttaccTATTAAATTCACACCAATATCAATACCTCATTATATCTTAGTTATTTctataattgattattttttataaataaaatctcTAATTCATTATATTTCCAATTTATATCatgtgattaatttttttaatagaataatatattgaattatattatagataattaattcttttctaattaaaattattatatttaaattatatcacataattattccttttttatttaaatgataacaaatctatttatttaatatataatttttttctaaaaaataacatctatattaaaattataagaattattgattaacataaatataaaaaaatcatgatgattattaaaatatctattttagttatgatttaatcattaaaaatatatagtaaaaattaattttatatatttgtataaaaataatttaattatttataatttgtgtataattaaataattaaatagaaaatacttttttaaaaataattaaaaagaagaaaatatctaTAGTGATATATTTGATGTTAGAATGTAATTTGTTGCagaataatataatgataataattagAAACTGTTTAAtggtaaaaaattattacaaaaataaggGCATGCAAATATAATAATTGCCCAATAAATACATATCTTCAAGCATGCATGCATGGTTCCATAAGTTAAATATAAGTGGTTCccttaaattaaagaaaaagtgaaaaagtgaaaaaccacaaaataatggttACAACTCGAAAACTGAGGGTGGAAATTTTGGACGCTCGAAACCTTATGCCCAAGGACGGTTTTGGTAGCTCTAGTCCCTACGTAGTGGTTAGATTTGGATCCCAGGAATACAAGACCCAGACCAAGGTTCGTGATCTGAACCCGGTCTGGAATGAAACGTTGTCGTTTGAGATAGAACCACCTTTACCCAACAACAATAgtgttaaattttttagacTCAACCGACCGCGGAATGATGTTATCAGCGTCAAGGTCAGTCACAAGTCACAACTCACAAGCAGAAAATTTTATTAGTGGGACAAAAGTACTTCCGAAATATTCAGATTACATTCTCATGTGTATTccaaatttgtttttaaaaaaatctttaattgaatgttttagtttttataaattcttaactgtcagattagattttttttcttatcttttaagtGCGTATTTGTTTAGAAGAATTCTAATTTATGCCTGAAGGTTATCAATAGagataaattattttcatatttgtttgaaactactttaaaatttaattctcaaaataacttattactaagaaaaaattattcctacaatttttagatttttattttcataccaAATGACAAGTATTTAATATTATCGTGCAAACGGAATTAATATATTGAAGTGTTACTATGTCTTATTTATTATATCAGTTCTGCTAGAAGTAAAGCTAATTATAgtcaattaattgaaaaataagtcgattataaatttttttattattttaattttttttaaaaaaattgatttagttGATTTATATTATagttaattttctaaatttttttattatttttgttaatagaatagaattcatcttttaatttatgATATTAACAAATATCATTCTcactcaaattttattattttgattggaCTTAATTCACATAAAAGCttgttttaatattaaatataaaataaagatatatataactgtttttatgtgaaattaagAGGAGTGCTAGCGAATCtgtaaattttgtattttgtaattatcaattaatatttttaatagtgtgagattatatttaatgataagagattattcacttttcttttgatgATTAAGTGCTGGccaaattattaaaaagtgCTGGCTCCTAATTTAACATGTAAAATGGATTTTCTACTATCAACTTCTACAACTCTCTAGGCGAGTTTTCACCCTATACATCCATTTGTAAACAAATGTTTGTGGCGTGAAATTTTCATCCTGATAGAATCAAACAAGTTAAATTAGTACTAACTAGACTGCAATGTGCGTGAAGCATGACAAGAGGCATGGCCCAACCCGGCGGAGTGGCGACCTTGGTGAAGTTTGCTTGGACTTGAAGCATTTCATGGAGAGAGGCGAGGAAGTTTTGAGATATTACCCTCTCAAGAGGTCCATATTCAAGAATATGAAAGGCCACATCGGTTTGAAACTCTCCTACAAAATCGAAGACCAATCAGCCACACCGGACCATGTGCCGTTAGAACAAGAGACCATGTCAGTAACGGAAgttgaaaattcaatttatcTCAAGCCCGAGCCCGAGCCTGAACCTGaacttgatgatgatgagatgaTGGTCTTGCACAAACGGCAGAtagaggagggaagaagaacaaACCAAGGGAACGAGAAAAGCACATCACTACAAGCATTCATATTTTGCTATGCTCTTTTGTTGTGGAGACATGTATTGGATTTTGGTGCAGTTTTATTCCCTTACCTTTTTCAATTGTTGAAGCGTTTGGGATTAGTTATATTCTCTTATGTTTTTCCATTGTTGAAGCGTTTAGGGATAGGTATATGCTCTTACATTATTCAATTTTCAAAGCGTCTACTGAATCTGACTTGATTTCATACGATGAAGCTCAGTTGTATAGTgagaaaaagtaaatgaaatTCATATTTAGATAAACTTGAACTTGatcactaattttttatttcaaatacggcagtacttatttttaaaatttgaatcattTTCTTCCAAACAAACATATCCAATGATTTATGGCTAAGTTCTAAGTATATATGAAGAACATTAACGAAAGATAAGAATACCCCTGCCTGCTAGCTATTCTCCCCTAAATCAAGAACCCTGGAGACTAGAGTTAAATGTCACACCACCCAAGGTTTAGTTGAATTGAACAAGATGAACCAAATGCTTTTATCATTTAAAAGTGTGAAAGTTGagaattaaattcaataatccTGTGACAATATGGTTGGGTTCATAGATATTCACCTCAATTATTAATACCCACTCCAACAAATAAAGAGTAATTAAGCTGTTCAAGATGTGCTGAAGGCAACAGTCCAAATTATAAAAGAACGAAAACTGCACAAATTTGGAGACAAAAAATTGTAATGACAACTTCCTAGAACTAATGACGATCGAGGAtaagaattaataataatatatttctaaagaataataataacatttCAATCTAAGGACCAATTTGATAACATTGATTAATATATATGTTCCGATCGTAATTATCCCTAAAACCTTGAAACGTGTGAAAAGCTGCAGCTAGAGAGCTAGTGtcatatttttgtcaaaaaattCCAATTATCATTCATATCTAAACATGTATTCACACGGACAATAACCTTTGATGATGAGTCGGTGACACAAAAGCCATTCATGttggaaggaaaagaaaaaggctTGCCATGCCCCTTCTTTCTCGCTTCTTCTTAATTTATATACAACCCTTAATTCAAGGGACGGCCAAAAAGCAAAGGCCTAGTTTGACAAAGAATCTTCCCTACTGGGaatacaaataaaaagagagaaagggaaaccatatatatatattaattaaccTAATATgcaaagcaaaagaaaattatGGTGCAATTGGACAGACAGACCCACAAAGCTGCAAAGGTCTAAAGGTGCTTGCATATCAAGTTAAGCACCACATACACCTTATTAGAAAATTTTCAAGTGTGCTGTGATATcagtttcaataatttttaattattgatcttaattattaaaaatatatataatagagcAATGCTGGGGCCAGCAACATTTGTGATtggtagccatcaactagctatcaatgatgatttgatggtgtgagattggtgtgagatttcatccaatggctcatctttctctgctggttacatgctggctaaaatgcaataaaattgcTGGCCTCCTAAACTTTtcctatataatatatataattaagattaagttaaaaattactaatataccGGTATGATAGTATACTTGAAAATCTTCTTATTATATATGCATTATTGTTTTCTTATACCCTCATCACTTCTGGCTTCCATACcacacatctttttcaaacaaCACAGCTAAGACTTCCACTTCTGCTTTTCTTAATCTGGTTATTGACTATAGTTATTTATGTAATCCTTTTTTCTTGATTGATTCtagttaaaatatattttattaactcAAACAAAGCAATAGGTAAATTTTAAGTGGCATAAGCTTTGCCTGAAAAAGAGAAGattccaaaatatttttcttatgagATTAAGTTGAAGataaaaggggaaaaagaaCTCTACGAGCAGGTTTGGGAATtattaaagaaatttttttttctggttaaaaataactaactgtaagtaatataaaaataataatttaaaacttaTGTATATAAACAAAAGCATTATTTTGGGTTAACTTCAATCATCATATattaaatgataataaaaacaATCATTTCATAAAAAAGTCTTTAAGTATATAGTACATTagtatttcaataaattttaattgttaatcttaattatatatatttttataattaaaatcaatgattaaaaattattaaaacactacacttaaattttttttcattttatatactcatttttataattatattactcaaaatagttttttataaaaccattttaaatttaaattagagtatttaaatataaattgattgtgacattattattttaaaaaataattatacaaataaaataaatttaatttgatcgcataaatatttttttaaatttattaaaaactatcagaatttattattttttattattatctaattaccaactcaatttttttagtttaatttctttaatctaataattcaataatatactttatcctattattttaaatattaataattaactcatgacaaaaaataataaatccttatagcctttttatttttctaaagaaATTGAAGATCGAACGCAACAAATCAATaggaataataattttattcttaatttcaaAAAGTGGAAAGATCAGATGATATCAAACAAAACCAATTTAATTATCAtcatatattctttaaaaaaaaaacagctaagttcagccagaaaatttaaagaatatataCCTTggattttgtattatttttattctttgctttctcaactcttttttactctctatattttgattattttctttgcataaaaattgaaaagataacattaacaaggataaaaagaaagaaagaaagaaatagtcTAGAATAGTTTTTTTTAGTTGCCCAGGATATCCCTAATCCTACAGGTTAAGGATTAATTTGTCGCATATCGAAATTAcatttaagggtttgttactGGCCAATGAGTTATTACATGCATAAGGTGGAATTCAAAACCGACACTTGTTTAAGCGGACGAATAAGCTGACCACTCGAGCAACCCAAGTTTGTTCTAGAATAGTTTGATATTATAGAAGTATAATCACTAACCAGCTTAACTACTCATTGTCACCGTGTTTCTCAAATGATATAAGGGGAATACCTTAGCTGAGACAGTTCTTCCTTCTGCTCTCCCAGAATTCCCAAACACAGCAACACCATTGCCATGACAATAATTGCTTCAGCTTAAATTATTACAAACACAAATAAATCATTAGAAGCCACATGCAAGAATGGGCACCGTTCGGAAACTCATTGTGGAAGTTGTAGATGCTCGCAACCTCTTGCCCAAGGATGGCCACGGAACTTCCAGCCCCTACGTCGTTATCGATTTCTATGGCCAGCGGAGGAAGACGCACACCGTGCTTCGCGACCTCAACCCTGTCTGGAACGAAACGCTCTCGTTTAACGTCGGCACGCCCTCTGACATTTTCGGCGACGTCCTCGAACTCGACGTCTACCACGACAAGAACCACGGCCCTACCCGGAGGAACAACTCCTTCGGACGTTTAAAGCTTAGTTCTACGCAGTTCGTGAAAAAAGGCGAAGAGGCTCTCATATATTACGCGCTCGAGAAGAAGTACTTACTCAGCATGATCCAAGGCGAAATTGGCTTGAAGATTTACTACGTAGATGAGGAGATACCGCCTCAACTTCCACCGGAGCAGAAAGAGCCACCACCGCCACCGCCGCCTCCGCCGCAGGAATCAGAGACAAAACCACCGGCTGAGCCTGAGAAAGTTGAAGAACAACCGAAGGTAGAGGCTGACGCGAAGCCGGAATGTGACGAGGGTAAAGAAGAGACAACTGAAAACGGTAAcgcagaagaaaaagcagatCCAGAAGTTGAAAAGCCACCTGAGTCGGTGCATGAAGAACCTGAACCAAATGGAAGCGTGGATCAGGTGGATCCGGGAGTACCAGAAATACCTGCGCAGCCTCCTTTAAACGTTGATGTTATGGCGGCGTCGGTGTCAAGGTCGAGTTCTGAGATACGATTCAGTGGGATGAACGCTCCACAGCCAATAAGAAGGGTTGCGTCGACGGCAAGCTTTACATCGGAAGCTTCTTCTTCCGATAGTGTTTTGATCGAACGGTCCACGTTTGATCTCGTGGAGAAGATGCACTACCTCTTTGTTCATGTGGTGAAGGCGAGGTACTTGCCTACCAACGGTAACCCGGTGGTGAAGATAGCGGTTTCCGGTAACCAAGTCATGTCCAGACCAGCTCGCAAGACGACGTTATTCGAGTGGAACCAGGCTTTCGCTTTCAGCCGCGACGCACCAGATTCTTCCCCCATTCTTGAGGTCTCCGTGTGGGACCCCGCTATTTCTGACGGTCGTAGCTTGCTTGGTGGAGTATGCTTTGACGTAACAGAAATTCCTGTGAGGGACCCACCGGATAGCCCTTTGGCCCCACAATGGTACAGGCTGGAAGGAGGTGAAGCCCAGCACGGTGATCTCATGCTTGCCACGTGGCTCGGCACACAAGCTGACGAATCATTTGCGGACGCGTGGAAAAGTGACACACACGGCCACGTTAACTCTAGAGCCAAGGTGTATCAGTCACCGAAGCTGTGGTACTTACGAGCCACTGTTCTTGAAGCTCAAGATATCATGCCGTTAACTTCGTCAAAGGAGGTTTCGTTTCAAGTTAAAGCTCAACTTGGATTTCAGGTGCTGAAGTCAAAGGCTTCCGTTGCTCGAAACGGCACCGCTTTGTGGAATGAAGATTTACTCTTTGTAGCGGCAGAGCCTGTTAGTGGAGACCTCGTGTTCACTTTGGAAATCCGGCAACCCAAAGCGCCGGTGACAATGGGGATTCTTATGATACCACTGGCCTCAATTGAAAGGAGAGTGGATGACCGGAACGTCGCGTCGCGTTGGTTCACATTCGAAGATCCAAACGAGGAAAAGAGTTCTTACAAAGGCAGAGTCCACTTACGCTTGTGCTTTGACGGAGGGTATCACGTGATGGATGAGTCAGCTCACGTGTGTAGCGATTTTCGCCCAACGGCGAGGCAACTTTGGAAGCCAGCAATTGGCACAGTTGAGCTTGGAATAATCGGTTGCAAGAACTTGATACCGATGAAGACGGTGAACGGTAAAAGCTCAACGGATGGATACTGCGTAGCCAAATACGGCAACAAATGGGTACGTACACGAACTGTATCTGATACATTGGAGCCAAAGTGGAATGAGCAGTACACGTGGAAGGTATACGATCCTTGCACAGTTTTAACCATTGGAGTATTCGATAGTTGGGGTGTATTCGAAGTGGACAGTCCCAAAGAATCCACTAGACCCGATTTCCGTATAGGAAAGGTACGTGTCCGTATTTCTACGCTCCAAACGGGTCGTGTGTACAGAAATACGTATCCGCTACTAGTCCTGACACATGCTGGTTTGAAGAAGATGGGTGAAATAGAGATAGCAATTAGGTTCATTCGAACGACTCAGCGGCTAGATTTTCTCCACGTGTATTCACAACCGATGCTTCCACTAATGCACCACATAAAGCCATTGGGGGTGGTGCAACAGGAAGTGCTGCGGAACATGGCGGTGAAAATGGTGGCGATGCACTTGTCGAGATCGGAGCCGCCGCTGAGAAAGGAAGTTGTCTACTACATGCTAGATGCCGATTCTCACAACTTCAGCATGAGAAAAGTGCGTGCGAATTGGTATAGGATAATTAACGTGGTCGCCGGAGTCATCGATATCGTACGGTGGATTGACGATACACGTGGATGGAAGAATCCAACGGCCACGATCCTTGTTCACGCGCTTTTAGTTATGCTAGTGTGGTTTCCAGATCTGATCATTCCAACATTTTTGTTCTACGTCTTCGTGATTGGTGCATGGAACTACAGGTTTCGTTCACGGGACCCACTTCCACATTTTGATCCCAAAATTTCGCTTGCTGAGGTGGTGGATAGAGAGGAGCTGGATGAAGAGTTTGATGCAGTGCCAAGCAGTGGATCATCGGAGATGGTGCGAGCGAGGTATGATAAGTTGCGCACGCTCGGGGCGCGCGTGCAAACTGTACTAGGAGATTTTGCCACGCAAGGAGAGCGCGTGCAAGCGCTGGTGACGTGGCGTGATCCACGTGCCACGGGGATGTTTGTTTT harbors:
- the LOC107471965 gene encoding protein QUIRKY encodes the protein MGTVRKLIVEVVDARNLLPKDGHGTSSPYVVIDFYGQRRKTHTVLRDLNPVWNETLSFNVGTPSDIFGDVLELDVYHDKNHGPTRRNNSFGRLKLSSTQFVKKGEEALIYYALEKKYLLSMIQGEIGLKIYYVDEEIPPQLPPEQKEPPPPPPPPPQESETKPPAEPEKVEEQPKVEADAKPECDEGKEETTENGNAEEKADPEVEKPPESVHEEPEPNGSVDQVDPGVPEIPAQPPLNVDVMAASVSRSSSEIRFSGMNAPQPIRRVASTASFTSEASSSDSVLIERSTFDLVEKMHYLFVHVVKARYLPTNGNPVVKIAVSGNQVMSRPARKTTLFEWNQAFAFSRDAPDSSPILEVSVWDPAISDGRSLLGGVCFDVTEIPVRDPPDSPLAPQWYRLEGGEAQHGDLMLATWLGTQADESFADAWKSDTHGHVNSRAKVYQSPKLWYLRATVLEAQDIMPLTSSKEVSFQVKAQLGFQVLKSKASVARNGTALWNEDLLFVAAEPVSGDLVFTLEIRQPKAPVTMGILMIPLASIERRVDDRNVASRWFTFEDPNEEKSSYKGRVHLRLCFDGGYHVMDESAHVCSDFRPTARQLWKPAIGTVELGIIGCKNLIPMKTVNGKSSTDGYCVAKYGNKWVRTRTVSDTLEPKWNEQYTWKVYDPCTVLTIGVFDSWGVFEVDSPKESTRPDFRIGKVRVRISTLQTGRVYRNTYPLLVLTHAGLKKMGEIEIAIRFIRTTQRLDFLHVYSQPMLPLMHHIKPLGVVQQEVLRNMAVKMVAMHLSRSEPPLRKEVVYYMLDADSHNFSMRKVRANWYRIINVVAGVIDIVRWIDDTRGWKNPTATILVHALLVMLVWFPDLIIPTFLFYVFVIGAWNYRFRSRDPLPHFDPKISLAEVVDREELDEEFDAVPSSGSSEMVRARYDKLRTLGARVQTVLGDFATQGERVQALVTWRDPRATGMFVLLCLVVALILYLVPSKMVAMAAGFYYLRHPIFRDRSPSPALNFFRRLPSLSDRIM